From a single Brassica oleracea var. oleracea cultivar TO1000 chromosome C5, BOL, whole genome shotgun sequence genomic region:
- the LOC106295393 gene encoding ubiquitin-conjugating enzyme E2 2-like, with product MSTLAKKRLMRDFRRLQQDPQAPPAGISGAPQDNNILLWNAVIFSPDDTPRDGVEQNLQNQWSPIYVSLSLSTKPLLSRWIQRSEY from the exons ATGTCAACACTAGCAAAGAAGAGGCTTATGAGGGATTTCAGGAGGTTGCAGCAAGATCCGCAAGCTCCTCCTGCTGGTATCAGTGGGGCTCCTCAAGACAACAACATCTTGCTCTGGAACGCTGTCATCTTCAG CCCAGATGATACGCCTAGGGATGGAGTTGAACAGAACTTACAGAACCAATGGAGTCCCATCTATGTATCTCTTTCTTTGTCGACAAAGCCGTTGCTATCACGTTGGATACAAAG GTCTGAGTATTGA
- the LOC106294128 gene encoding probable calcium-binding protein CML34: MFVKQIFEKFNNKNKNGKLSLDEFLEAVLAFSLNISEEEVTQMFKEIDVDGDGELSSDEFASSVDKMLKKLFALCDADGDGKITSSEFHAAMIGLGKECTEEKCAEMLKTADVDGDGYLSFEEFMVTIIGEF; encoded by the exons ATGTTTGTAAAACAGATTTTCGAGAAGTTCAACAACAAGAACAAAAACGGTAAACTCTCGCTGGACGAGTTTCTCGAAGCGGTTCTTGCTTTCTCCCTAAACATTTCTGAGGAAGAAGTCACACAAATGTTCAAGGAGATTGATGTGGATGGTGATGGCGAGCTCAGCTCCGACGAGTTTGCTTCATCCGTTGATAAAATGTT AAAGAAGCTTTTTGCTTTATGCGATGCTGACGGTGACGGAAAGATTACTTCCAGTGAGTTCCATGCAGCCATGATTGGGCTTGGGAAGGAGTGCACTGAAGAGAAATGTGCCGAGATGCTTAAAACCGCTGATGTAGATGGTGATGGTTATCTGAGCTTCGAAGAGTTTATGGTTACGATAATCGGCGAATTTTAA